The Mya arenaria isolate MELC-2E11 chromosome 15, ASM2691426v1 genomic sequence AATCCAAACTACCTATTCCACAGTCAAAACCGGTGTATCCATCACTACATCTACAGACGAACTCGTTAACTAGGTCATAGCAGGTCCCGTTGTGTTTACATGGGCTGCTAGCACATTCGTTAATATCTGGCAATGCAAAGAATATGCATTCAATGATAGTATTATGGCCACGATATcggtgtacatgtacattacatgGTTATAATCACACAGTTTATTGTGCACATTTACACTGTTTCACTCTTATTAATTACATATTGCGGGTAAAGGCGGCGAAACAATACCCGATATTTTAGCAGTGTGCCGCCCAATCAATGTAGCCACAAAATAGAACCTCACCATCGCTTAAATATGTGCTACAAAGAAAGCTTTTCACATAAAAACAACTATAAGGTATCCATGTTTTAAAAAGCCTTTATTtgaacgtattttatgtatgtgTTACGATAGTAACGATTAGAATATCTACGTAATAAATAGTATGTCTACCTAAACCACAGTCAAAACCGGTGTATCCATCACTACATCCACAGACGAACTCGTTAACTAGGTCGTAGCAGGTCCCGTTGTGTCAGCAGGGTATGCTAGCACACTCGTTAATGTCTAGAAATACAAAAAAGGTACATTTAAAGGGAATATTATTATCACGATATCGGCATACAGTACATAACCATCACACATGTTGATTTTCAAATTTTCCActgatgtattttttatatttttatattacgtGACGCGGCTAAAGACAGCATTAAATTTTAGAATACAATTATCTCAACGCCGTGCTATGAATCATACTGCCAGCATTGAGTGTCACCATCAAACTGAACATCGCCATCTGATGTGCTGAAGTAAAGCGTGCTAAATATTTACGCTTAACtaagaaattttatttcatgatacatatgtgttttacaattatCGAAAATAGTGATATACAAACACGATTTTACGATGGTAAGCTCCAGGGTATAAAAATTATGCTTGCCTATTCCACAGTCAAGATCAGTGTATCCATCAGGGCATCCACAGAAGAACTCGTTTACTTGGTCAAAGCAGGTCCCATTATGTTGACATGGGCTGCTAGCACACTCGTTAATGTCTGGCAATGCAAAGTAGGTACATTTAAAGGAGACATTATAGTAAATATAATGGTGTACTTTAAATGATGATCACACAGTTTAACGCATACATGCACACTGTTGTACCTTTGTTCAATTACGTTATGGGTGTAAACTCGGCGATGAAATTCCAGCTATGTTTCGCACAGCTCCGACCTATCAATAACGACTTCACGTGTTAACAGCCAACCAAATGTTGCTGTTGGTATGTAATTAACACAATCGGGCTAGAGAGAATGCGCCAAAATATCAATGCCACTGACTGCATAACGTATAACCAGCAAAGAGAACGTTGCCATTTGTATACCTAGGAACATTGTGCTACAATGAATGCTAAACGCTTAAATACTAATTGAAGGTGtgtatgttttaaacacaatttaacatattgatatatttacacGTTGTTACGATAGTCAagtctatgttttaaatgttcagtCTACCTATTCCACAGTCAAAGCCGGTGTATCCATCCGGACATCCGCAGACGAACTCGTTAACTAGGTCAAAGCAGGTCCCGTTGTGTTTGCATGGGCTGCTAGCACActcgttaatatctgcaaataaAGGTAATAAGTAGGTTCGTCAAATGATAATATTATGATCACTTTTTCGGTTTAATTCATatacaagttatcacacagctTATAGTGGACATTTACACATGTTTCACTCTTACTAACTTACATAGTGCGGGTAATCGCGGCGAAAACAATCCCCTGATTTCTAGCAGAGCGCCGCCCTATCAATGATACTGCTTACAACACATGTAGCCAGCAAACCGAACGTCGCCATTGGTATGTGCTGACGCAATTGTGCTACAAAGTCCGCTTTCCACAAAAGTACTATTTGAAAGTATCGGTGTGttttgaaacaacaacaacaatttaacGTATTGATCTACAAATATAGTGTTATGGAAGTAAGATCTACGTCATAAACCTTGCGTCTACCTATTCCGCAGTCGAAGCCGGTGTATCCATCAAGACATCCACAGATGAACTCGTTTACTTGGTCAAAGCATGTCCCATTATGTTGGCATGGGCTGCTAGCACACTCGTCAATGTCTGGAAATACATAGTTGGTAGATTTAAAGATCATATTATAGTCAAGATATCGGCGTTCGGTAATTTTTTATCACACAATTTGTCTGATGCACTCTTTTTAAAGTACATAACGCGGATGAACACGGCGTTGAAATTTAGGTTTTATTTATCTCAACGCCGTCCTTTTATTCATACTGTCACCATCAGCTGTGCATCACCTAAAGTAAAGTAAAGAAAGTAAGATCACGGTATAGATATTGTGCTTACCTATTTCACAGTCATAGCCGGTGTAGCCATCCAGACATCCACAAGAGTAATTGTTAACTAGGTCATAGCAGGTTCCATTGTGATGGCATGTGCTGCTAGCGCACTCGTTCATCTCTGGCAATGCAACGTAggtacatttaaacattatattaaagtCACAATATCGATGTCTTGACATGGTCACCGAACAGTTTGTCATGCCCACGTACACTGTTGGCCGCTTATTCAGTCACATAATGCGGGCTCTACCGGTGATGTAATTCCGGCTTTAGTTCGCATATCACCGGCCTATTTATTATACTGCATGCATCACGTGTAAGCAGCCAAACGAACGCTGCTGTTTGAACGTGCTGAAGAAAATCGTGCAACAAAGAACGCTAATCACAGAAAAACTGCTATATCAAGGTGTGTatgttttagaatatataattgAACAAATTGTTATACAAACCAATTATTACGAAAGTAAGCACTACATTTTACTTATATTGTCTACCTATTCCACATTCAAAGCCTGTGTATCCATCAAGGCATCCACAGAAGAACTCGTTAACTAGGTCAATGCAGGTCCCATTGTGTTGACATGGGCTGCTAGCACACTCGTTAATGTCTGAAAATACAGAGTTAATACATTAAAAGGTTAACACATTTTCTCGATATCGGTGTACTTTACATGCTCGTCAAACGATTTGACGCATACAGTACACTGTTGtacatatataacattacaCGGCCTTGCAATACCGCCTGTATTAAGCACAGCCCCAGCCCATCATGATTCTGGCTGTAGTACGTGTAAACAGCAAACCAAAAGTCTGGGTTTGTATGTGCTTAATGAAATCGTTCTACCAAGAACGCTTAAAAGATATATACTATTCCAAGATAtatctctctatatatatgttgttttaaaacgaAATTTGTTCTTTACTTCAACTATTCAATTGTCTCAACAGTGAAAGATACGTGACCTATTATACAGTTGTGTCCCGTGAAACCTGGTACGCATGCGCAGTTATAGTTGTCCATGTATCCTTGACGTTGACAGGTTCCATTGTGTTTACATGGTGAACTGTCGCATGGATTGATatctgaaaagaaaaacaataccaaattttcaaaacgttcttgttctttatttgaaataacCAGAACGTCATTTGATTGCACAATGTAATAATTTGCCTAATAAGAATAACCTCAAGAAACCGATGTCACAGGACGCTTAcattattgcattaaacataaacGGTCTTTTAGAACATTCATAAAAAGCTTAGAGATGACCAACATCATATAACGTTCAGTACTTACCCAAGACAAGAAGAGTCACACAATGTTGGGTACTCATCCtgaaaaatttaacattttctattttttcttaaaatacccATTAGATTTGCACTGAGAAATTGCCCTGAACATTGTAGCGCGGTAAATATTCTTTCAATGAATACAGAGAACAATTGAAGTCGACAATCATTCAATATGAGGACGCCTATTATTTCTTCTTCACCTGTTCCCTATATcatgcaaaaaacaacatattcatACAGCATCACCTACACGATCAATTGTCTGCTATTAGGCATATATCACTTCAAGTTCTATTATTTGGATCCAAACAACGCCACGGACCTGACCAACAAAATCAATTACGTTCAACATTTAATTCGGCAAactaaacgttttttttatctctttaagataaaaaaaatattaatcaactATCACGTAATTGACGCGATACGGGGACAATCGCGGTATCAATACCAGataattgaagacaatatatgccaaaactcGTCCAATATTGATCCAACACGGCCAATATtaaccaaactcggccaatatgagtttcctccatTTTGATTGGCTGCAAAACTCACCAattataggatttgagaaatggaccattttcatCGGCTGTTAAAACTCGCCTTATATGAGActggaaattattttataagggTAGACATTTCGTTATCCGTTTTACCGTTTTGTGCTTTGTTAAAACCTTTATGCAATTGCTAGCCTATTAAATTTTTCAGCCTTTTTTGTGTACGGTTTGATGCtaaagttgtatttaacccgttggtggattttacgactattcTGAGTTTGTACATCGATACAATGGACGACAAATGTGAAACttttgacgttttggcaaacgatttacgaaattaagacgaaaaggCATGCTTCCTTAGACTGCATAGCGCTTAATTCAAAAGTATGTGCTATGTTACTGAAAGATGCATATCAAAATCAGCATAACAAAAtttagaaaagcagacaccatgaatgaataagggataactacggcttcaatgtgaacttaAGATAacttatttgaatgtttttaaccaaaatgttgTACCATACGTAATTGTTAATTAATACTTATTAATAAGGTGATTTTATATTGGACGAGTTATTTttcctcggtcagctgtatttgccttcgccctttTGGACttaggcaaatacagctaacctcagAAAAATATTcagccaatatgaaatcacctaaatGAAATGACCTGCCCTGTACCTGCCATCCCCCCTCTTTCTGCCCTGAACGTTGCTACCCTTTGGCTACTTTTGTACTTCAAACGCATTTTACCACCTACTACTTCATATATTTGTCATTCAACTTGCAACTTATCCATCAAGTTAAAACGATAACATAAATCAACGAACAATTACAACATTAACATTACAAGAAGCTTGAAAGAGTGACAGACGCAGAGCTAACACGCTTCCTTCTCAATTCTGtcgaaattattttgttttttgcatatataaattgtttagCTTTCATATATTATTACCTTAGAAAAAACCCcatttatttttgattataCTATAACTTTGTGTAACCGTAAAATGctcttttgaaaatattttttaaccaatatGAATTTAAGTCTGAATTGTATTGCATGAAATTAGGATCCAAGCAACAAACACATCAATTATACGATAGAAAGCCAGACATGTCATTAAATTgcatattatcaataaaatagaAAGTTGGATTCATAACAAAACGAggcttttataaatgaaaacatgagTTGCATACACCGAGATAACAGGgatatattcaatacatattatTGAGTTCACTCTTACAAGCAGTTGTCTGTCGCCTCCACACAGATGGTTTTAGAGCCCCTGTCAGCAGCCACTGGTGTCCATGTGAGGTCCATTGCATAGACGTCAGGTCGGAACCTGTCGTCATTGCACAGAGCAGACTGTCTTACATTGGTTGGTGGATCAAGTAGTGTAAATGATATAATCCtatgaaatgattaaaaatgacaatttctATTAGCTCCATGTTGTCCACGAATATAATCAAATGAGGTATCTTGATTTACATTGAATGCTTGTTCTTAATTCATTCTCTGTTCATATGGTTTTTTTTAAGTTCTCTCACTCTATTAAACTGAAAACACAAATGTGGatactgtatatgtatatgcatatgatACGTACGAATTgtatattttaacttatttttttacagaagaAAACATGTAACACAGTGAATATGAGTGATTTCTTACGTTGCTGCTCTTGATGTTGCATAGAACCTCAGACTAACAGTATCCCCTGGTTTGTACACAAGAACGTCATTTTCTGACGGAGTTGGTTCAAGAAACATAGGCTTATCAGAGCAAGATCTGTTACGAGGTTCGGGTGTCAACAAAACAAACTGTAAACATAAGATGAATGTGTTTAAGTATTTTGACCACTGTCTAATAGTGCTGAAAGAGATGCGATAGCCGATAcgtatgtgtttgtgtttgccAAAGGCGCTTTTTGATGTTGAcgcttatatttttcttatacaCACAATTTGAACATCATAACCAACGCCTTATACCAAACATATAGTGACAAAGAGTATAtgcttcgatggtgcatacgtTTTAATATCAGCgctttacataaaaaatagagAGACACTTAGGATTTGACCTTGGATGTTGCATACGTTTGAATATCCTAACAAACGTCTTATAGCATACAGCTAGGGGACTAAGGATATAAATTTCCAAGGTGCATACGTTTAAATACCTTAACTAATGCCTTATTGCAAACCTGTAGAGGTACCGATGATATGACCCTCGACGGTGCATACGGTGTGCTCCCGATGGTTATTGTTGATGTAGGTTTGTCCTTAATCGTAATTGCCAAGGCGTAGACACCATATTGGTCTAGGCTAGCATCGATCGTTAAGTCacaattctaaaatattaaataggGAACACTAAAACCTCATTATAATGGAACAgcataatgttaaatatatcgAACAGAATGTTGCCATACTTCAATGTTGACCCAATTTTGGCCAGATGTTCTTGGGCGCATGTATTATAATACACCACAGGaatagtttatataattttcaagTCGTTTTGGGTTAATAAAACTTGATTTGTACGTCTTGTATCATATAGTTCTAATTGACAAACTTTTATCTTAATAACTTTGGAAGCGAGCATTTAATACCGTTTGAAGGGTTGCTACTGGTGCCTTTCCTGCAGAGTAGCAAACGCCTTCACACTCAAGACCCGTTGACCATCTGCATGTCACGCGGTCACCATCTTCATCTGACACTGGTAACCGGAGCGTTTCCTTACATCCGTTTTGAACACTGCATGAATAGATATGTAAGAGATTTATTGGCAATTTGTAAGTTAATAAGGTGCAATAACTTAGTTAAAAATGTTTAGTTTGTAGCAACAGTCGAACTTTAACTGTATTACTTCAATACTGATATGCATTATTatcaaaactcatttaaatCTGTCTATCTGTCCGTTTTTGCAAAATCTAGCTTGAAAAAGGGATAAGACTGTGGTGGTTTGTAACTAATTATCTTGatctatatttttatcaaaaaaaaatgatatcaatcCTTAAGCTATTTCATGAGCAAATTTCTTGACACTGTAATATTAGCAAATTTAGAAGTTGAAAAGGTCCCATAACTATGTTAAAAATTGGCGATTTACAActacatgtttataatgataGTAAACTGTTGAACCACCTAAACGCATTAACGAATAACTGTCAAACTCTAAGTTGAAAAGGGGACATTTCTctcaaatgaataaaaatgttagttTATATCAATGGTCAGAATTGACATGTGGTTTCCACACACGTGTaccaaatataatttgaaaccGTCAATCCTTTCATGCATTAAAATTCTGAcaaaaccgaccgaccgaccaacggGCGGACCGCCGACCGTCCGAACTACGATCAGACAAACTTACTCCTAGATGACCACAACACTGTTAATGattaagttgattttttttatcaaatgccgatgcattttcatttttccctGGTTTTCACTAGCAGTTCATTAggaaacatataatttatttaaagttaatacACCCACTAGTAAACAGGTTTGGTTGGCACAACGGGGCTGAAGTTTGGGGCGAGAGTGTCTGAACGTGTATGCAAATCCACCGTTGTAGTTAATCGCCAGTTTCCACTTCCAAGTTCGCTTATCCATGCTCCACCTGTAAACCTGATTGAACACGAATATAGTATAATACATTCTTGAACACAAACCATTTGCAAGTACCAAAATAATATAACGTAAGGCACAATTTAACTTTTCATCGAAGAAAGTTACATGCAATACTGCAAATGCCCAGTAGCCTCGGctgaatataaatgttttttttttctattttcaaaaataactgAGTCATATTAAACTATAAAGAAAAAACCCAGACAATATTCACCATACGGTAAACGAATAAAATACTACTTAAAAAACTATTGACTTATAACATATTTCTAACTGGataacataattttactttttttatgcATTGTCGTGTTATTTAGTTTACATCTTTGAgaaaaaattaaagtttaaatatatcttaaataaaaaatgaccgTCATCACGTGTTACAGTAAAGTAAAGGGTAGGAAccgttttgttttcaatgattgcAGAACTTGAGCGCTTGGTTTAACTACTACCAGATACACTCTTCGTAAAACGTTTTATTGTGGTACTTTACAGTTTACTGATGAGGTACTGCATATATTTACTGTATGAGCATAAGCTCTAGGACAATGGCAATCTATTTCCAGTTCATTTTCACGGATACAACATAGAGTAAacgttttcatttataatggaGATATATACTCAATGACGTAAGGTCCTGGCCCAGGAAAGACGTAACTGAACGTGCTTTCAGTCCTCTCCCAATTTTGTGAAGCGTCAAACCCAGTGCACGTAAAACCTGGCCTGTTTGCGTTCACCATCGTTCTGTTCCCTGGACATCCAGAAACGCATATCCAGGAAGCGATGGATGAGGGTTGGTACACGTTAAGGTTACTTGAGCTACACGCATTCCTTCTGTATGCCCATCCTAGCTTAGCACTGAATTCGACCTGGATAAAATGCAAAACAGTTATAAACTAAACTTATTGTTATGACACTAACAAGATTTGGCTTAAGATATGAAGCAATAATTAATGCTTGTTCAGTGTAAGATTTTAACGACCATAATTTGCTTTTTGATACACTACAAAGTGTGTAAGTTGCACAATCTCTGATAAGATTAATATGTCACATAACGattaagtatttaaatataaaatagtgGTCATTGAAGAAATGGATTGGTGACATTATCAGGATAGggacgcagttgggctggttaaagtgtgacGGACTACATGAGTACTTTAATCATCCCAACTACGTTCATATCCCTGAAAGCCATTTATCACGTGTGAATTAGGTACGTTTGGAATACTAACATTCAGTATTCATTGGGTGAAATGGATCTCAATTGTTATCTACTgagtaaaacatattattttcatttgtatattCTACAATGAGATGGAATTGACAGTTCATTTTACAATAGCACTTTAAAGTTTAGCCTACGGTCGCCATTCCAGATATTACTTGTTTGAATTTTTATCAAGCACTGTTGGGTTAAGATTCTTTTCACACATAAAACacgttttaatatatcaaaaattatACTTTGAAGAGTTTTAACTGCCTAATACATTAGTAACTATATTCAGTAACAATTTACGTTATAAATTAGTTCCTGCCTGGTTAGTAATCGTTTCCACTCGTCTGATTATCACGGCAAGTGAAGGCGAATATGGAATATGGCATAACTGCCCGACGAATACAAGCACGTGTACCACAGACTTCATTTTtacgaaaatataaaattgacgAAGGATAGGCAAAAATCGACCCAATGAAGATTATTAATGAATTTACAACATTATCGCTAAGACAAGCGAAATAAATTTTACCGTTGACACACTCCATTTGCAGTAATGAGTGCAACTGGTTTTAAAGGTTGAAAGAGTTATGttgaaaagtatttaatttacttattCAGATaagaaatgttcatattttcagGGAAATTACTAGGGTCTCTCAAGCTTTTATATTAATGAATCTGTTTCTAGGCTTCATAGACCCTAGTCGTGTTCACATTATAGTATGATCATCATAATAAATCGACgttaaaaataattgagaaaTGGATATATTGatgt encodes the following:
- the LOC128219148 gene encoding protein serrate-like, with protein sequence MITIFFFEILVIGLGCINIVTSSHFRGGSIFWKPTGNGYEVEFSAKLGWAYRRNACSSSNLNVYQPSSIASWICVSGCPGNRTMVNANRPGFTCTGFDASQNWERTESTFSYVFPGPGPYVIEFTGGAWISELGSGNWRLTTTVDLHTRSDTLAPNFSPVVPTKPVYYVQNGCKETLRLPVSDEDGDRVTCRWSTGLECEGVCYSAGKAPVATLQTNCDLTIDASLDQYGVYALAITIKDKPTSTITIGSTPYAPSRVISSVPLQFVLLTPEPRNRSCSDKPMFLEPTPSENDVLVYKPGDTVSLRFYATSRAATIISFTLLDPPTNVRQSALCNDDRFRPDVYAMDLTWTPVAADRGSKTICVEATDNCLMSTQHCVTLLVLDINPCDSSPCKHNGTCQRQGYMDNYNCACVPGFTGHNCIIDINECASSPCQHNGTCIDLVNEFFCGCLDGYTGFECGIEMNECASSTCHHNGTCYDLVNNYSCGCLDGYTGYDCEIDIDECASSPCQHNGTCFDQVNEFICGCLDGYTGFDCGIDINECASSPCKHNGTCFDLVNEFVCGCPDGYTGFDCGIDINECASSPCQNIGTCVDLVNEFVCGCPDGYTDLDCGIDVNECDSSPCQHNGTCFDQVNEFVCGCLDGYTGFDCGIDINECASSPCQHNGTCFDQVNEFFCGCLDGYTDHDCGIVFGSSS